AGGAACATCTTCTTGTCCACGGTGAGCACCCGCACCTCTCCCAGCGGACGGACGGTGGCGGAACGTACATCCTTCTCGAAGAGCGCCATCTCCCCGAAGAAGTCCCCTTCGCCCAGCTCGGCGAGGCGGACCTCCTTCCCATCCTTTTCTTTCACGACCTCGACCTTTCCGGACTGGATGACGTACATGCAGTCGCCCACGTCCCCCTGGCGCACGATGACCTCGCCGGGCCGGTACACCTTTCCGAGTCCTCCCAGTGTCACTTTGTCCTCCTTGAACCAGATGCGGTGTTTGCGGGGGAACAGCCCCGTCCCGGTCTCGTAGAGCAGGCGGCCCAGGAAAAGCGGGTGGAGCGTGCGCAAGAAAACGTCCCGGTACGGGGCGCTGCCGGTAAAGGTGTCCCACAGCACCCCGCTCATCCGCAGCTGGCCGCCACCTCTCCCCTGCTGCTCCGCCGTGGTCATGCGCAAAACGCCGGTGCGGGCGACCCGCGCCTTCTGGATCAGCCGCGTAACCGTGAAAATCACCTTCCCGATACGGTTGTCCAGGGAGAGCGCCCGGCAGACGGGAAGGAAGTGGTGGCGGAAGTCCTCCACCGAAACCCCGTGAAAGATGGCGGTTTTGGCGGCG
This genomic window from Candidatus Deferrimicrobiaceae bacterium contains:
- a CDS encoding cyclic nucleotide-binding domain-containing protein — translated: MENTWGSFDQFLLDLATAKGASVIRDRVESVDRTNGRPGLRTKGGVTGEYDLLVGAMGVNTAALKLFENFGLGYRPPKTAKAYIAEFHLGRESIRSYLGDSMHVFLLNMPRLEFAALIPKGEYVTVCLLGQGIDKNLVDSFLNTPEVKRCFPPGWSVPKEFCRCFPSINIEGAEQPYADRMVFIGDSGVSRLYKDGIGGSYRTAKAAAKTAIFHGVSVEDFRHHFLPVCRALSLDNRIGKVIFTVTRLIQKARVARTGVLRMTTAEQQGRGGGQLRMSGVLWDTFTGSAPYRDVFLRTLHPLFLGRLLYETGTGLFPRKHRIWFKEDKVTLGGLGKVYRPGEVIVRQGDVGDCMYVIQSGKVEVVKEKDGKEVRLAELGEGDFFGEMALFEKDVRSATVRPLGEVRVLTVDKKMFL